ATCCTTTACAAGGGATTTACCCTCCTTTTTTATTATTTCTTCTACATTTTCCGATTTTATACCCTCTGGCACAAGGAGGCAAATATCTATCTCTATCTTTGGGTATTTTGAAAATTCCTTAAAAACCTTTTTCTTGTGAGATGAAATTATAATGCCAAGATTAAGCTCAAAAAGAAATAGGGGCTTTTTACAACCATAGTATTCTCCAATTTCTGGCAACAAAACACCTGCAATTCCACATATTTTATCATTATAAACAATGTTTAAGCCTTGCTTTGTAAATGGAATATTGCTGGTCTTAAAATTGCAATCTATTCCAAGCTCTAAAAATAGCCTCTTAATTACACCAAGAATATCAAAGAAAGTAAAATCCCTTTTTTTATCCATCCAATTTAATCCTTTTGTTCCTGTCATAATGCCAGAAAGGCTTGTCCATTCTCTTTGTTTCTCAAAGACCTTCCCAATCTGGAATATTGAAAGGTTTTCCTGGTCTCTTGAAATGTTTGTCTTTGCTATCTCAAGGAGCCCGGGGATAAGGCTTGGTGTCATTATTGAGGTTTCCGTTGATAAAGGTGAGGCTAAAGAGACAATATTACCTAAAGGAATCTTTAGCCTTTCAAGGCATTCATTGCTTGTAAAGCTATAGGCTATAACCTCATCCATTCCACAACCTAGCATTATCTCCCTTATCTTTCTTGTCATTATAAAATTTTTGTTTATGTGGGGAATAATAGGAGAAATGGGCATTGTCTCTTTTATTCTACCATATTGGTAAATCCTTGCTATCTCTTCTATCAGGTCTATCTCCCTGGTTATTTCACCCCTGAATGAGGGAACCATTACCATATCATCTTCTATTCCAAAGCCAAGCCTTTCTAATATATCTTTCATCTCCTCTCCTTTAAGGCTTGTTCCAAGAACCTTATTTACCCTTTTTTCTCTTAATTTTATCTTTAAAGCTGGACAGGGGTTTGGGTATATGTCGGATATGGGCCCTATTTTTGCTTCGGGAATAAGGGAAAAGATTAGGCTTGCCGCCCTATTTTGTGCCTTAATTAAGCCATCTGGGTCTACCATCCTTTCAAACCTATAAGATGATTCTGTTATAATTCCAAGTTTCTTTGATACCCTTCTTATTGCAATGGGAGAAAAATACGCAACCTCAAGGAGAACTGTTTTTGTCTCATTGCTTACAGATGTTTCTTCGCCTCCAATAATTCCTCCAATTGCAATGGGCTTTTTGGAATCTGCAATAACAACAGCCCCTTCAACAT
The genomic region above belongs to bacterium and contains:
- the pheT gene encoding phenylalanine--tRNA ligase subunit beta, with amino-acid sequence MKVSYNWLSCFTDVPGLEELADILINLGFEVASVEGVKDDTIIDLEIPVSRHDALSIIGLARDISAFTKRPLIPLEIPVLEENLALIPEITIEEPLLCPRYTGRIISNIKVCESPPWLKERLINCGIRPINNIVDITNYVLLELGHPMHSFDYDKLEGGIFVRQGKKGEKLLCLDEREYDVEGAVVIADSKKPIAIGGIIGGEETSVSNETKTVLLEVAYFSPIAIRRVSKKLGIITESSYRFERMVDPDGLIKAQNRAASLIFSLIPEAKIGPISDIYPNPCPALKIKLREKRVNKVLGTSLKGEEMKDILERLGFGIEDDMVMVPSFRGEITREIDLIEEIARIYQYGRIKETMPISPIIPHINKNFIMTRKIREIMLGCGMDEVIAYSFTSNECLERLKIPLGNIVSLASPLSTETSIMTPSLIPGLLEIAKTNISRDQENLSIFQIGKVFEKQREWTSLSGIMTGTKGLNWMDKKRDFTFFDILGVIKRLFLELGIDCNFKTSNIPFTKQGLNIVYNDKICGIAGVLLPEIGEYYGCKKPLFLFELNLGIIISSHKKKVFKEFSKYPKIEIDICLLVPEGIKSENVEEIIKKEGKSLVKDVFLYDIYKGGNIPANHKSITYRITYQADDKTLTMDEIEKIRDNTLKVLQKGLSISLRTG